Proteins encoded by one window of Sphaerodactylus townsendi isolate TG3544 linkage group LG02, MPM_Stown_v2.3, whole genome shotgun sequence:
- the LOC125427048 gene encoding olfactory receptor 1019-like — protein MHPLLFAIFLVIYIITLAGNLGMFVLIWIDSQLHTPMYFFLSNLSFLDVCYSTTVTPNMLVNIMMSNKSISFTACIAQYCFFAIFATTEFFLLAAMAYDRYMAIRNPLLYTAVMTKRLCTALVAGSYFVGFVNSLIHTSGLLRLSFCASNVINHFFCDLTPLLKLSCDNIYLNEMLIFTFGSLFEMSTLLIIIISYVFIIVAVLRIHSAEGRYKAFSTCASHLTAVAIYHGTILFMYFRPHSSYSLDTDKMASVFYTVIIPMLNPLIYSLRNKDVKCAFKKLIGKKVFSQ, from the coding sequence ATGCACCCACTGCTCTTTGCTATATTTTTAGTAATTTATATTATCACTTTGGCTGGGAACCTTGGAATGTTTGTATTGATCTGGATTGATTCCCAACTTCATACACCAATGTACTTTTTCCTCAGCAATCTGTCCTTTCTAGATGTTTGCTATTCCACCACAGTCACACCTAATATGCTGGTCAACATTATGATGAGCAACAAATCTATCTCGTTTACTGCCTGCATTGCACAATattgtttttttgccatctttgccACCACAGAGTTCTTCCTCTTGGCTGCCATGGCATACGACCGATACATGGCTATCCGAAATCCCTTGCTCTACACCGCTGTAATGACTAAAAGGCTTTGCACAGCATTGGTAGCTGGATCatattttgtgggttttgtgAACTCTCTCATTCATACAAGTGGATTGCTAAGGTTATCCTTTTGTGCTTCTAACGTTAtcaaccattttttctgtgaTCTCACCCCCCTCCTGAAACTGTCTTGCGATAATATCTATTTAAATGAGATGCTGATTTTCACATTTGGCAGCTTGTTTGAAATGAGCACCCTTTTGATCATTATAATCTCTTATGTATTCATTATTGTAGCTGTGCTAAGGATTCACTCTGCTGAGGGGAGATACAAAGCTTTTTCCACTTGTGCTTCCCACCTCACAGCTGTGGCCATATACCATGGGACCATTCTCTTCATGTACTTCAGGCCCCATTCAAGCTATTCACTTGACACAGACAAAATGGCCTCCGTGTTCTACACAGTGATAATACCCATGTTGAACCCTCTGATCTACAGCCTGAGGAACAAAGATgttaaatgtgcttttaaaaaattgattggaaaaaaagtgttttctCAGTGA